CTCATCCCCGCGCGGGACTCGATTTCCCGCGCGGCGGTGGTGATGGTGACCAGCGCGTTGGCCTTCAGCGTGTGCTGGCCCATGACGACCACCTTCGAGTTGTCGTCCACCCCGGAAAGTATCTCGATGAAGTTGCTGTCCTCGAGCCCCTTCTGCACCTCGATGCGCCGCGCCACGAACACCTCTCCGGCGTTCTCCCCGCCCTCCGCGGCCTCCTCCCCCTTCGGCTCGTCCCGCTCCACCACCATGAGATAGGTCCGCGCGTTCTCCTCGATGAGCGCGTCCTTGGGCACCACCAGGGTGTTGCTGTTGGTCTGCATGACCAGGCGCACGCGGGCGAAGGCCGCCTCGCGCAATTGGGCCCGGTCCGCGGGGTCGAAGTCGAGGATAACCTTCACCGTGCCGCTCAGGGGGTCCATGCTGGGATTGATGCGGCGCACCCGCGCGGTAAGTTCCCGGCCCTCGATCGAGTCCACACGAACCCGGGCCTCCTGCCCCTCGGACAGGCGGGAAAGCTCCTTCTCCGGCACGCTGATGGGCAGCACGTAGGACTCGGGGTCCACCACGGTGAACGCGGGCATGCCCGGCGAAACCAGCATGCCGGCCTGGAGGATGCGGTTGGTGACGATGCCGCTGATGGGCGCCCGGATGACCTGGTGGCGCAGTTGGGCCTCGTGCATCTCGAGCATGGCCTGGGCCTGCTCGTAGGCAAACTGGGTGTTGTCCCGCTCGACGGGCGCGCCGATGCCCTCGGCAAGGCTCCGCTCCGCGATTTCAAAGGCCGTCTTCTGCTGGCGCACCGTAACCCGCGCCTGCCGCGCCTGGGCCTCCAGCTCCGTCTGGTCCAGCTCGGCGAGCACATCCCCCGCGTTGACCCGGTTACCCTCCTCCACATGAACCGCCTTGCACTGGCCCGTGCCCTTGGACATCACCTCGACCCGGTTTTCCGCCTGCACGCGGGTGGTCGTCTCAAAATACGATGAAATGTCCATTCGCAGCGGCGCGGCCACCTCGACCGGAATCAGGATGCGCTCCGCAAGGGGTTTTGTGGCGGCGGAACTCCCCTCGACAGGCTGGCCGCACCCGGACACCAGCGCCACCACGGCCAAAACCGGCAACAATAACATTCTTTTAGTCATCATGACTCCTGAAAAACCGCCCATGGGCCGGTAAAAGCCCTTCGTTTCCACGGTGGAAAAATTCTGTTTAACTTCAGTCCCGTCTGGTGCCCGCCCTGTCCGGACCGTCCCAGACGGCATCGCGGCACGGATGCCAAAAAGCCCTCTCAGACAATCTACCCACTAGACCCGGCAACATTACAGCGGGGTTTCAATAACATCCGTCAGGTCAAAGAATTATGCCGTGCCCGCAACCTGCGGCGGGTCCCGCATGGACTCCACACAGCCGGACATAGTATACCAAAATGCAGGGATGAATTAAAGGGAATTTAACCCTTTTCTCCAAAAAGGCTTGGGGTGGTGGTACCAATCAGGCCTGTTCCCACACCCGCCGCTCCCGCCAGTACCCCCACAGTTGCAGCAGCACGGAAAGGGCGATGAGCGCCAGCACGGCGGGCGCGGCGCGCAACCCCGCCGCTTTCAGGCTGTTGCGAAAGGTCCAGAGCCGCAGGCGGAGATACCCGCCCACCTTCGGGACCCGGCGGTGAATGTGAAAATTGCCCCGGCCCCGGACGATTTGCCAGCGGATAAATCCCCGCAGGTCCGGTTTCTCGACATGGAACACCTCCTGCGCGGCCTGGTAGCGGATTTTGTGCCCCGCCTCCAGAATGCGCCGTGCGAGGACGGTGTCCTCGCCGCCCGCCACGGGAAAAGTCTCGTCGAACCCGCCCATCTCCGCGAAAAGGCTGCGGCGCACGGCGACATTGCAACTGCTGAAACTTTGCGCGAAGCCTGCCGGGTCCACGCGCCACACCCGGTCAAAACCGAGAATGCCCCCGCCCGGAAAGCCCAGCAGCGCCACAAGCCGTCCAAAGGGGGTCTCAACCCGGGTGATGGTGTTCCCCGTGGAAACAGGCGCCAACGCCAGTTCCTTGACCGCCCGGGACAGGGTGTCCGGCCCCAAAAAACAGTCCGTGTCCGTGAAAAAGAGGCATTCCGCGCGGGCCTCCGCCGCGCCCGCATTCCGGCAGGCGGCGGGTCCGGAACGGCGCGGACGGCGGACCAGGCGAAACCGGGAATCCTCCGGCAGGGCGTATGCCGCGCCGTCCGAGGCGTCGTCCACCACAATCACCTCAAAATCGGACAGGGTCTGGGCGAGCAGGGAATCAAACAGCGCGCCCATCCAGTCGGGCCGGGGATTGCGGGAGGGGATGATTACGGAAACCTGGGGCATGCCTGACCGTTCCTTCTGGGCCGAAGTATACCGGAACACCCCGGCGGCGCGTTAATCTTGGCGCGATGCGCCGGTTTGACTGGAACGGACGGCATTAACTATTCTATTAACCATCGGAAAGGCGGCCTGCGGCGGCGCGGCGGCCCTTCGGTGTCATGCCGCTCCGGTGCGGCATGCGTGTGACGGCGCTCCGCACCGCCGAAACTGGCAGTCGAGGGAGACCTTTGACCATGAAACACATTTCGGTTCTTCTTGCCCTCTGCGGTGTGCTCCTGCTTGCCGGATGCGAAACCATGCCCTGGCAAAAACAGGAACCCCTGCCCCCGGTCGAGTTGCTGGACAGCGGCCCGGCCCCGCAGGGAACCGCCACGGCCTCACCGCCGGACACGTCGGGGCTGGCCCTGTCGGCCAACCAGCGTTTCAAGGAGGTTCCCCTGCCCGAGAAAGCCAAGGAAGACCTGGACCGCTCCTACATTTACGAGTCCTCCACGCTGCAAATCGGCCGGATGGTCTACAACATCCGCTCGGACATCAACCCGCTGGCGCAGTTCTACATCAACGAGTGCCCCTCGGCCGGCTGGAAACTGGAAAGCCTCCAGCAGGCCACTGGCAACGCCTACCTCCTTTTCCGGAAACCCGGCAAGCGGCTTGAGGTCACCATACAGCCCCTCGGCGTCGGACGCGGCCAGCGCCTGATCCTGCACATGGTCCCGGACGGCGGGGCGGTGTGATGGTCCGCGGCCTTCTCCTTATAACCGTCTGCGCGGCCCTCCTTATGGCGGGGTGCCAGACCCCCTCCATCCCGGTGGACATCGGCCGTTTCACCGGGACCAGGATGAGCGAGGAGGAGAAGGTCGCCCTGGTGCTTGAGGACGTGCGGAACGGCATGGAGAACCGCCGGATATACCAGGTGCTCGCGAACATCTCGAAGAACTACCGGGACCGCGAGGGCCGGGACTACGAGGCGCTGCGCGCCCACCTGAACACGATTATGGGCAATTACCGGAGTTTCCGGATCACGCGGACGCCGCCGCGCATCAAGGTGCAGGGAAACCAGGCCCGCGTGGTGGAGTCCTTCGGCACGTCGGCGGAGCCGGCGAACCCGGACCTCCACCTCCCCGTGAACCTGCAGGGGCAGATGGTGGTGCTGCTGGAGAAAAACGAAGGCAAATGGCAGATTGTGGAATGGGGGCCCCTCGGCTGAGGCCGGCCCGCTAAACGGACAACTTTGGGAACGCCCCGGAAACGGCGGCGCCCCTTCCCTGTTTTGACCCAAACCAAACCCGCGGCAAAGGCCGCGCGACGGGAGTGCTGACGGCATCATGGCAAGACCACGCAAAACGTTCATGGTGGACGAGAAGGAACTCATCCACACCCCGAAAAATGACCTCCAGCGGCTCTGGATGCACATGCAGGAAAACCTGCCGCTCTACATCGGCGGCGTCGTGTTCATCGCGGTGTGCGTCGTTGCGGGCATCCTGGTCCGTGTCGCCGGGGCCAGTTCCGAGCGCGAGACCATGTCCCGCTACGCCCAGGCCATGCTCGTGGAGGAGCCCGCGGAGCGCCTCACCCAGCTCGGGGAACTTGCGCCGGACGCCGGGAAATGGACCGCCGAAGTGGTCTACGTCATGGGCGAGACCGCCATCGAGGCGAACGACCTTGAAAAGGCTCGCCAGGCCTTCGAGCGTGTCGGCAAAGAATTTGCCAAGTCCCCCTACGCCGCGCGCGCCCTGGACGGCATCGCCTTCATCGAGGAGAGTGCCGGAAATTACCAGGCCGCGCTGGACGCCTACCAGCGCGTCATGAACGAGTACCCCACCGACTTCATCGCGCGCCGCAAACTGTACGACATCGGCCGCATGCAGGAGAAACTCGGGCTCCTCACCGAGGCGGCCACCTCCTACGAGTCCCAGCAGGAGCGTTTTCCCGACTCCTCTGTCGCCAACAAGGCGGAGCAGGCCCTCGCGAAACTAAAAGCCGCCAACCCGGAACTCTTCCCCGAGCCCGTGGCTGAGACACCTGCGGCTGAGGCGGCGCCAGCGGCTGAGGCGGCGCCAGCGGCTGAGGCGGCCCCTGCGCCTGAGGCGGCCCCTGCGGCTGAGGCGGCACCCGCGGCTGAGGCGGCACCCGCGGCTGAGGCGGCACCCGCGGCTGAGGCGGCACCCGNNNNNNNNNNNNNNNNNNNNNNNNNNNNNNNNNNNNNNNNNNNNNNNNNNNNNNNNNNNNNNNNNNNNNNNNNNNNNNNNNNNNNNNNNNNNNNNNNNNNCCCCGGAGACCATGCCCGCGCAATAAGCCCCCAAACACAACACCATTTCTGAGCACACACACGCTGCCCGCAGCCATGCGGGCAGCGTTTTTTAGGCCTACCCTCCATGCCCTCCATGCCCTCCATGCTGTCCGTGCTGTCCGTGTTTAGTCCGTGTCTGTCCATTGTCCATTGTCCATTGTCCACTATCCATTATCCATTGTTCCTGCCATTGACATTTTGGGCAAAACGTGGTAGTCTGCCACCAAGGAAATGTATGCGATGCTGACTTCGGGAGAGGAATAGAATGAAATATTTGGAAAAAATAAATCCCCATGGCCGCCCGTGGAAAGTGGTCATCTTATTCTTGGCCAGTTATCTTCTCTACTATGCGATTACAGAGGCGGTAGGAGACCCATCGCCACACAACAACGAGCTTGTTTATCCTTCCAAACGACTTATTTCGCTATTTTCTG
This genomic stretch from Candidatus Hydrogenedentota bacterium harbors:
- a CDS encoding efflux RND transporter periplasmic adaptor subunit, with product MTKRMLLLPVLAVVALVSGCGQPVEGSSAATKPLAERILIPVEVAAPLRMDISSYFETTTRVQAENRVEVMSKGTGQCKAVHVEEGNRVNAGDVLAELDQTELEAQARQARVTVRQQKTAFEIAERSLAEGIGAPVERDNTQFAYEQAQAMLEMHEAQLRHQVIRAPISGIVTNRILQAGMLVSPGMPAFTVVDPESYVLPISVPEKELSRLSEGQEARVRVDSIEGRELTARVRRINPSMDPLSGTVKVILDFDPADRAQLREAAFARVRLVMQTNSNTLVVPKDALIEENARTYLMVVERDEPKGEEAAEGGENAGEVFVARRIEVQKGLEDSNFIEILSGVDDNSKVVVMGQHTLKANALVTITTAAREIESRAGMSPDEALEAARRKSEEDRKRQEAAQSPS
- a CDS encoding glycosyltransferase, producing the protein MPQVSVIIPSRNPRPDWMGALFDSLLAQTLSDFEVIVVDDASDGAAYALPEDSRFRLVRRPRRSGPAACRNAGAAEARAECLFFTDTDCFLGPDTLSRAVKELALAPVSTGNTITRVETPFGRLVALLGFPGGGILGFDRVWRVDPAGFAQSFSSCNVAVRRSLFAEMGGFDETFPVAGGEDTVLARRILEAGHKIRYQAAQEVFHVEKPDLRGFIRWQIVRGRGNFHIHRRVPKVGGYLRLRLWTFRNSLKAAGLRAAPAVLALIALSVLLQLWGYWRERRVWEQA
- a CDS encoding tetratricopeptide repeat protein, which gives rise to MARPRKTFMVDEKELIHTPKNDLQRLWMHMQENLPLYIGGVVFIAVCVVAGILVRVAGASSERETMSRYAQAMLVEEPAERLTQLGELAPDAGKWTAEVVYVMGETAIEANDLEKARQAFERVGKEFAKSPYAARALDGIAFIEESAGNYQAALDAYQRVMNEYPTDFIARRKLYDIGRMQEKLGLLTEAATSYESQQERFPDSSVANKAEQALAKLKAANPELFPEPVAETPAAEAAPAAEAAPAAEAAPAPEAAPAAEAAPAAEAAPAAEAAPAAEAAP